The DNA window ATTACAGATCAATAGTGCTGTTCAATACAGAAAATTATTCCTTCGCAGCCCCACTGTGGGAAACTAATAGATTTGTTTAAAGATGTATAAATGATTTCATAAACGATGAGGTTGTTTTGGGGCTAAAAACTGAACAAAATGGTTATTTCTCTGGAACTACTTTTAATTTTCTTATTTACTCTTCTTGCCAGGAGAGTGTTGTGATGTGTAATATCAGTATATGTCACTggttaagaaaaaaatattaaatgaagatggcacacagaaaaataaaagaaataatttaCAGGTCTCCGTTCCTATACAACATGGAGATACACTTATCTAAGTCATAGCACAATGTGTGAACAGTATTTGCTGAAGGTTTTACTTTGATAGACTGAAGCAGAACAACCAGAGAGGCTTTAGTACAGGCCTCACGTCATGGGGTGAAATCTTCATTTcaggctgtgattggccgaTTAAGCAGGTTCGAATTTGCAGAGGATGTTTTCAGATGTCTTTCAGGGCTTTttgaagttgtgtttggagcattttcaaaaggaaaagttGTAGCCGACACACAATATTATATCACTTTTTGCACAGTGCCTTGACGAGTGCCTTGTAGTCGACGGTTTGTGCTGACTTTACCCCAACTGCGTCCCATTGGGGTCCTTTAGGGTGTCGTTAAAGGCATATAAAGCATATGTATTAAAACGACTTACTAGCATGGTGTGCCAGTGGCCATGGATTCCTGGCGTCAGCAGAGATACTCACAGCGGGAACTGTCACTCTTATAGGTCATCTGAGAGTCAATACTTGACCTGGAGCACAGGAGCATTCGCTCTGATTCAGTAGTTGCTCTTCTCGCCCAAAACTCAGTTGGATGAGAGTTCAACGTCCTTTCCTTCATTGAAATGGTCTCAAACTTGACATAGCTGTCTTTTTCAAGCTCCTCTTCGTCCAGAGCTGTGCCGCTTCCCTTGCAGTACAGGTGGATAATCTTATAGAGCAACAGCGCAATGAGAGACAAAACCAAAGCACAAGCAATGCCGCTAATGATATTGAAAAGCCGGCTCTGCCCGCCCTCCTCTACATTGTCCAACGTGTAGAAGTCAACGCAGGGATCTTTTCCAGCAGCACTGACCTTTGCGACGAGGCAAACCGAGTACCGTATCCCCGATGAAAGTCCCTCAAGGAGCTCTTTTCCACTGCCAGCATTGGTCTCTAACGTCCTTTTGCTGTCGTCCTCATCATAGGGAGAGTACACCACCGTCAGCGGGGCATCATTCGGTAACCCATCCGCTCTCCACAGCAACACCGCAGTGTCAACGGTTTCCTCCACAATCTTAAGGTCTTTGACGGACTTTGTTGCATCGCCTTTCTTGCTCTTTTCGTCTGCTGCGAGCTTTCGCTCACCGGCTCCCTGCTGGCCCCTTGCTTGTTTCAACGAGCCTTTCCGTAAACTGGTGCTGGCTGTGGTTTTGGGCTTCTTGGTGACCACGGCTGTCAACGTTCTTGGGAGAACTGTTGAAGTGGCGGCCAGCGAGTTGGGGGTGTCTGTTGAGGGGGTGAACGTCGGCCCTTGGCTGGTCGATTCTGGTTGGACGGTGGGCCCCGGTGGAAGGATGGTGGAGCTGAGGGCACCCGCGACCGAGATTGAAATGGCGGCTTCTGCGTTTCCAGCAACATTCTTTGCTTTGCAACTGTAGTTTCCGGCGTCTTTGTGTAATATTCCATGCAAGCTCATGATGGACCATCTGACGCCCTCTTCAGGTGATTCCTGGACTGtcggtgggaaaaaaaaacacaaaagtaaacAAGAAACAAATGACAACAACCTGCtatgtatttttattacagGTAACAATAGAAAATAGATCTGAAAAGAGCAGTGTTTGGTTTCTCACATGCTTGTACTTTAATAAGCCTGCATATTGTACCTGTGTTGTTGACCAGAGAACCATCAGATTTTTGCCAATAAAGAGTTGGCGTTGGAAACCCAGTGGCATCACAGCGCAAGAGGACATTGCTGCCTAAAGGAGACGTGATCTTGGTAGCCGAAGTCATGACTGATGGCTTCACACAGTTGTCAAGTTCAGCACGCTGAAAAAGTACGCCGGCAAGATTCTCCGGTCCAGTGCAGGCCATGAACTGGTCCATCAAAACCACAGGTGTGCCCGACATTTTGGAAAGCTCAATCAGCTTGGAGATTTTGCAGTCACAGAACCAGGGGTTATCCTGGAGGCCTGAAGATGAGACGAATACAGATCAAATTGCTGTTTCATATCAGTGCAGTGTCAAACAGCATCTGAATAATGGGCCTTTTGTTGATCATGATTGAAAGATTAGAGGACGCAGATGGCAGTGAATTGGGTTGCAATATGTCTTATTGACATTCCGGCAACAGCTGCAATGGTTTTGGTGCTGTGAAGTGAATGAATCCGAACTGCATACCAATGAACTACAGAGTACTATTTGGTTGCATGTTGCGGGCAGGTAATCCTACCTATATATGCACTCCTCCACAAATAGCTCTTAACAACTGCTGCACACAATAGGTAAGCTCATGCAATGGTTAATATTAAAGCTCTTTAACAGGATTAGTTTGTCTTAACAGTAGCAAAGCACCTTAGCTGGCTCGTCTTCCTCCAGTTGGTGGCAAATGGAAAATACCAATTTTATAATTCTAAATGCTGAAGCAGCTGTCTCTTTGTGCATGCACACTCTTTGTCCGTATGGCCTAATCCCATTTCTCCTTCACGTCCACCAGACCACACAGCCGGTTCCTTCAGCCCAGATGAGCTAGCTTCCTTATTAAGCCTGTTAACGATGTCCCTCTCACCATGCAGtgcatgcaaaacacacacagtaaacaaacaaaccatgAAATGACTCGCTGACATGCAATTaacacaaaaatattttgataaTAGTAATATACTGATGTGGATTTAAATGCTATACAAATTGCTAtagatctttttgtttttactccaCAATACGTTTATAATGTTAGCATTAGGCTAGACTATAAGAAAGCTATTTCAGCCAGTGTCTTGCACCTACAAGTTATCCTGCAAATAGTGTGAATTTACAGAAGTAATGAAAATTCTGACACTTGACCCTTGATAGTGGGAACTATGACACTTGCTTTTGTTCTGAATACAAAAAAGGCAAATCACGGTGGGAGAATAATAACTTTTGATAAACATTTGATCACACatctcctctgagggagagaaGCTTCCAATAGGGCGCAGTCCTTGAACGGTTCTCCAGGGAAATCCCCTGGAAatcaatctgtgtgtgtttgaaaagttCTCCCAGGATCAGCTGATAGCGCTGGGCGAACCCAATGCAATGTGGGGAACTGGCTCTACTAGTTACTAATGACCCCCTAATTACCCCAACTTGTTTTGCCAGGAGGCCGTGTGATAAATATTCATCAGTTGATCAGGACAATGAATACAATGCTTAGAATAAGCTGATTTGATTATGTTGTGTCGCTTCCTGCCAGGACGGGTTTGAGCCCGGCTGGATGGATGAACCCATGATGGAAGGAAGTTCCTCAGGGAATTACAAACAAACCAAGTGCTTCCTCTGAATGAGTTACTTAGCTAATCTGGATCCAACCTTTGTACCCTTACCTAACACAATTTTCTGGGAGACATTATGAGACATCGGTGCTCCGTTGAAGGGCGGCCAGATATCCATGAGATCCGAGGGCAGGGTGGTCAATTTGTTGCTGGAAAGATCCAAGTAGGTGATGTTGAGGAGGTAAGGTATTGCCTCGTTGGGAACATTTGTGATTCTGTTGTTGTGTAGATCCAGGGTTTTCAGCCTGGGCATCTCTTTCAGCGACTCCCAAGGGAAGACGGAGATCATATTCCCATCCAGCCTCAGCTCGTGGAGCACTTTGAGGTTGTAGAAACTTGCAGAGTCCACCGAGCTGATGGAGTTGTAAGTAATCCACAGGTACCGGAGGTCCACCAGGTAGTAAAAAGCTTCCGTTGGGATTCGCCGCACCATGGTTTTCTCAATGCGGAGTTTGACTGTATCCACAGGGAC is part of the Pungitius pungitius chromosome 2, fPunPun2.1, whole genome shotgun sequence genome and encodes:
- the lrit3a gene encoding leucine-rich repeat, immunoglobulin-like domain and transmembrane domain-containing protein 3a gives rise to the protein MRPLLYVHVFACCLGIARPFCPSQCTCVFHGRTDGTGTRSVLCNDPDMSDVPVNVPVDTVKLRIEKTMVRRIPTEAFYYLVDLRYLWITYNSISSVDSASFYNLKVLHELRLDGNMISVFPWESLKEMPRLKTLDLHNNRITNVPNEAIPYLLNITYLDLSSNKLTTLPSDLMDIWPPFNGAPMSHNVSQKIVLGLQDNPWFCDCKISKLIELSKMSGTPVVLMDQFMACTGPENLAGVLFQRAELDNCVKPSVMTSATKITSPLGSNVLLRCDATGFPTPTLYWQKSDGSLVNNTVQESPEEGVRWSIMSLHGILHKDAGNYSCKAKNVAGNAEAAISISVAGALSSTILPPGPTVQPESTSQGPTFTPSTDTPNSLAATSTVLPRTLTAVVTKKPKTTASTSLRKGSLKQARGQQGAGERKLAADEKSKKGDATKSVKDLKIVEETVDTAVLLWRADGLPNDAPLTVVYSPYDEDDSKRTLETNAGSGKELLEGLSSGIRYSVCLVAKVSAAGKDPCVDFYTLDNVEEGGQSRLFNIISGIACALVLSLIALLLYKIIHLYCKGSGTALDEEELEKDSYVKFETISMKERTLNSHPTEFWARRATTESERMLLCSRSSIDSQMTYKSDSSRCEYLC